In Bernardetia litoralis DSM 6794, the genomic window GAAAAACGTTATGATTTTGCCATAGAAAGACAAACCAAGGTTTTGAAAGTGGTAAAAGAAGACGAACTTTTCAAGGTAGAAACAAATAAAGGTACTTTTTATTCCAAGACTTTAGTAAGTGCAACAGGAACGGCTGGCAATCCATTTATTCCAAAATATTCAAATCAAAATAGTTTTTTGGGGGAGCAAATTCACTCTGTGAACTATAAAAATTCAGATGATTTGAAAGGTAAAAATGTTTTGATTGTTGGAGGTGGAAACTCTGGAGCTCAGGTTTTAGCTGAAGTTTCTAAAGTAGCACATGCAAAATGGGTTACACCAAAAGAGCCTCAATTTCTGCCTGATGACATTGATGGACGCTATCTTTTTAATGAAGCAACTCAAAAGTTTTTAGGCAATTCAGATGAAAAATCTACTGGTGGTTTTAGCGTTTCTTTGTCCAATATTGTGATGATTGAAAGCGTAAGAGAAGCACGAGATAGAAATGTATTAAATGCCGTCCGACCTTTCAAAGAGTTTTATGAAAATGGAGTTATTTGGGAAGATGGCAAAAAAGAAGAGTTTGATGTTGTTATTTGGTGTACAGGTTTTAGGGCTAACTTAAAACACTTAGAATCTTTAGATATTATTGAAGATAAGAGAATAGAAACAAGAAATACTCGTTCGGTCAAAGAACCTAATTTATGGCTTATTGGCTATGGAAATTGGACAGGATTTGCTTCTGCGACAATTTATG contains:
- a CDS encoding ArsO family NAD(P)H-dependent flavin-containing monooxygenase, giving the protein MKIYDVLIIGGGQAGLSMAYFLRRSKLDYLILDNQEQTGGSWLQTWDSLKLFSPSEFSSLSGWGMPKTEEEYPTKAEFISYLSAYEKRYDFAIERQTKVLKVVKEDELFKVETNKGTFYSKTLVSATGTAGNPFIPKYSNQNSFLGEQIHSVNYKNSDDLKGKNVLIVGGGNSGAQVLAEVSKVAHAKWVTPKEPQFLPDDIDGRYLFNEATQKFLGNSDEKSTGGFSVSLSNIVMIESVREARDRNVLNAVRPFKEFYENGVIWEDGKKEEFDVVIWCTGFRANLKHLESLDIIEDKRIETRNTRSVKEPNLWLIGYGNWTGFASATIYGVGKTARYAAKQIIEVLSKNEEA